The sequence TCCCCTGGACCTCCGGGAGCCCACCCACAGCACAGCTGGCAGAAACCAAGGCCTGGCCTGCGGCGTGGGCAGGAGCATCCCAGGAcggggagcagcaggtgcaggggccACGAGATGGGGGGGGCGGCAAGTGCAGACACCATGAGGTTGGGGGGCAGTAGCAGGTGCAGGGGCCgtgaggtgggtgggtgggggagcagcaggtgcagggaTGGAGAGGTGGGGGCGGAGGAGTGGCAGGTGCAGGGGCTGTGAGGTGCgggggggcagcaggtgcaggggccATGAGGTGGGGGGTGAGCAGCAGGTGCAGGGACGGAGAGGTGGGGGTGCGCTGGCACGTGCTCCTTCTGCGGGGAGGCCCGGGTGGCTGGAGGTGACGAAGCAGGAGTAGGGGAGGCTGAGTCGGAGAGGGGCCGAGGGCCCGCGTGGGTCACGTGGGGAGAACGCAGCTCTTGCTGACCGGCCAGCCCCTGCCTTGGGGGCCAGGTGACATGGGGCCGTGCCCACGGACTCCACGGGCTCTCTGCGTGGTCGCTCCAACCGGCAGAGGCTAAGCGTTCCTTGTCTTTGATTTAGAAATTCCATCACCCAAAGTTAAGTTGCCTTCGTCGGGAGAACTTTATCTGGAATCTGAGAAATGTTCCTCTTCTGGAGAAACATGTGGACGCCTTGGGCCAGGGCCGAAACCGCGAGCTTGTCGTCCGGGTCATTCAGCTCTTCAAGGATGAAGTCCTGACCAAACTGAAGCATTTTCGAGAATGTGAGTCTTCTCCTGATCGAGTGTTTTTCTTGACAATTTAAATTGTCAACTGTCAGAGCATCAGAAAAGTGTGGAAGGACAACGTAGCTTTACCACATCTTAAGATTTTGTCATGTTGCTCCTGCTGCTTTTTAAAGAACAGTATTTGTGCTTCCCTTACAATTGCTGCACTCGAGGTCCTCTCTGACCTTTACTCggtcacctcctccctccctacTGAATTTGCACATGTTCTAATATCACTGTGATTTATGTTCATAGGTTATGTGCGTGCATGTTTTCCAGATTGATCCATTTAATATATGGTAGTTCCAGTTCgcttagcttattttttttttttaagattttaagaatctatttgagagagcagggggaggggcagagggggagggagactccccgtcaagcagggagcctgatgtggcctcgatcccaggaccccggcagaCGCCCGTAACTGCCGAATACTAACTACTGCAGAGCGCGTGTGCACCACACCTGACTTGAACGTACTGGACCTTTTTGGTCACTTATGTAAATAGAATTTAGGTTGGTCCTCGCTTCCCGGTGTTCCAGGGAGCGCCTGGCTCCCTAGGGACCCAGCCGGCACTCTCGGGGTGTAGGCAGCCTTCCGCGGGCAGCAGGCCTGTCCAAGGACACGAGGGCCGGTACCCGGCAGGCCACATGGGCTGCATGCTCCTCGGCTGCACACGGCCCGCGGGGCTCACGCAGCACGCGTCCGTCTCACGCTTCTGGACGCTGCACACGGGAGGTCGAGGTGCCGGGGACGGCCTTCCTTCCCTGGCTGCAGCCACCTCGTCCCTCCGGAGTCTCTTCTTGGGCCCCACGCTCGGGCTCACCCCGACCCGTTCCCTCCGGTAGGCCCAGCTCCCAATGCGGGGGCTTGGGGCGGGGGTCGGTGCACAGCGCCCCGGGGTGTAAGCATGCTGCAAGGCCACAGCACCCCGCCCGCGAGCACTCCGACCCCGTGCTGTCGGCCGCCTGTGCATGGACCCGGCCAGCCTGGGAGGTCGCGGCCCCGGGGTCTTCAGGGGCTCAGATGCTTCCAGCTCTCCTTGCAGGTGCGCCCTGCCTTTAACTTGTGACCCGCACCGTTACCACCCGGTGCCCCCTCTGGGCTGCTGGCCCTGGATGGCGTGAGGCCTGCAGCAGGACCGCGGGGCCCAGGACACGCCGCACGCAGCTCGACCCGAGGACGTCGGGCAGCTCCCAGAATGCGGGGAGCCTCAGGCTTCGCCCCAGAGGGTGTGGGGACTCCCGCCAACCTGACAGACCGAGCGATCTCTTGCGGCGGCTCTACCATGATGTCCCTATCCGGGAAATGCCGCTTGCATAGGCTTAGGCGAAGGGGCCACTCGAGTCAGTTTTtctactgggattttttttctcattgattttagaAGTTCAGAGTATTTTCCGTATACAAATCCTTCTTTGGTTCGGTGCGTTGCAGATACTTTCCCCCATTCTGTGGCTTGCCTTCTCGCTCTCTTTATGATGCATTTTGACAAACAAGCCTCCATTTCTTGGCTTCAAATATATCAATTTTCTGTTCCATGGTTCGTGTTTCATGGCTTGTGTAGGAAATTTTCCCTACCTCGGGGTCACGAAGACATTCTCCTGTGTTATCTCACTACAGCGTTATCGTTTCTGCCTTTCATTATAGGTCTATAAACCATCTGGAATTTACGTACGGTGGGAATTTTTCCAGTGGCCAGTAACTTTTTCCCCAACGCGTATTAAAAGgctctcttgggatccctgggtggtgcagcggtttggtgcctgcctttggcccagggcgcgatcctggagacccgggatcgaatcccacatcgggctcccggtgcatggagcctgcttctccctctgcctgtgtctctgcctctctctatctctctgtgactatcataaataaataaaaaattaaaaaaaatttaaaaggctctcttttctccctttgctttgcAGAACCACCTCTGCTATCAATCAAATGCCCTGGGGCTCTCTATTCCATCCCCCTGTtctgtttgcctctctctgctcccGTACCGCCCTGCGGATCCCCTCGGCCAGGTAATGCTGCGGTAACAAGTAGCTCCCGGGACTGCAGTGGCAGAGACTTAGTTCCAGCTCAAGCTGCGCGTCTACCGTGGACTGGCCAGGGTTCTGTTCTGTGCATTCTCTCACTGTGGGATCCACACGGATGGAACTTTCACCAACTAGAGTATTGCTGTCGTATGGAGAAAGAGAACGTGCGGCACTGTACGCTGGCTCTTAAATCTCTGCCCTAAAGTGATGTCACTTCTGTTCATACGTCGAGGGCCAAAAAACATGGCCATATGCAGCTTTTTCAGGAACAGGGAAGTGCAACCCAGCATGTTCCTGGAAGGAGCACATCCGGAATGTTTGTGGTCACCTCCAAAGATTACCGTGCTGTCTTAATTTTTTGACTTTTACGGTTTCATAGCTGATAGAATATGTCCTCCCacctttttattctcttctaagAGGGTCTTGACTGGTTTTTGTCCTTTACATTTTGATTACATGTCAATTTTGGAGTCAGCatgtcacatttttaaagaattttgttgagattttgatTAGATTTGGATTCAATCTATATATAAATTTGGAACATGGGTAGTGTAGTATATTTATGTTATACTTCAAAGATTTAGTACTCTAATCCACGAACATTCGTCTAGTTATACAGATCTGTAGATGCTGGTGATGGCATTTTTagtcaccttttctttttaagtcttttttttttaatatttatttatccatgaaagacacagaaagagagagagagagggagagagagagggagagagaggcaggcagagggagaagcaggctccatgcagggagcccgacgtgggattcgatccgggactccaggatcacgccttgggctgaaggcggcgctaaaccgctgcctcccctccccccgggggGCTGCCCTAGttgcctttttattgttgatCTCTGCGGTAATGGGAGAGACTGGGAGAGACGTCGTGTCAGTGCTGCCTCGCAGAATGGTCCAGTAGGGGCTTCTCTGGGACTACTGAGCACTTAAAGTGCGACTAGTGCAATGAAGGATCTGGATTTTCAATCTTATTTAATCTTAATGAATTTAAGTGGCAACATATGGTTAGTGGTTACGATATCGGACCAagccgctttttttttttttaagattttatttatttgtttattcataagagacagagaggcagagagacaggcagagggagaagcgggctccctgcagggagcctgaggcgggactggatcccgggaccctggggtcacggcctgagctgtAGGCcaacgcccaaccactgagccctgcagGTGTCCCCTGAGCTGCTTTATATGATTTCAGTACCTCCAAATTTGTTGAGATTTACTTGATAATGCAGCATttggtaaatttaaaaagtggtccGTGTTTGATGAAAAAGAAAGTTTACCCTGGTATCGTTGGGTGCCAAGTTATTTATAGGTAAGTAGGTGGGGTTTGTTATCATGTTGCTTAAATTCCGTAAACCACTATTTTTTTGCCTGCTTATTCTAACAATTATTGAGGAAAGTGTATTTTAAATCTCTCACTATCATTGTGGATTGTTTATACGTGTATTTGTGTCAAATTGGGCTTTGTACACTTTCAGGCAATGTGCACTAACATTAGACGGGTTACCTTACTAGCACACTGAAGCTCTGTTGATACAGTATTGCTctgtatttcttctattttttttgccttaaatatCTACTCCATCTGATGCTATATAGCTACACCATCTTATTTtgtactcttcatttttttttgtctgttacaattctttcttttctttttcccctcttcttttgcCTTGTTTTCGAGGTGACTTTTTCcatgattgtattttttttctgtccagaAGTTTGGAAACTATATGCTGTATTTCTACTCTGAGGGTGGTTACCCTAGAGATTCTCATGTGTGGCCCTAACTTATCAAAGTGTAATGTTACCCAAGACAACACAAGGACCTAAAGATACTTTAAGTACATTTATCGCTGTTCTGGCTTAGAAGCTGTTGTTTTAGTAAactttaaatctgtatttttattctccaaaagacattattatttttgtttcacagCCACGTTTAGATTTACTCGTATATCGGTTTCATATCTTCCGGCACCTCGGACTTTCAGCccagcatcatttttttcctgcctgaaaTACATTCTTAGAATCTCCGTAACGCAGTTCTCTGATGGTGAACGCTCTCTGATTTTGTCtgaaaaagtttttacttttccCCTCATTCTAGAAGGGTATTTTCACACCCAATAGGACTTCGGGTTTCCGGGTTTTCAGACTGTCTCCTAGCTTCTCCATCCCTGCTAAGAGGTCAGCTGAGGTCTGCGGCTCCTCTCCAGACCACCTGCATTTTTCCCTTTGCGGTTCTCGCATAGGATGTTCtcttcttcttgatttttttttcttaatatgcttTCTCAAGTCTGTGTGAGGAATTGTCTTTCATCAGTTATGGGAAATTCTTGCCTAGccccattctcttttcttcttttgggctCCAGTTAAGCTCATGTTTGGTCTTCTCACTGAATCTTCTGGGTCTTCCCATCTGTGTGTGCAGATTTTATTCTGTGCCCATGCTCCATTTTAGGTAATTCTCTAATGCGACctctagtttattatttttttatgtctaaTCTGTTATACCCATTCACTgcattcttaatttctttcattatattttccagctttagaagtacttttttttttttaagattttatttatttattcatagacacagagagagagagaggcagagacacaggcagagggagaagcaggctccatgcagggagcccaatgtgggactcgatcccgggtccccaggatcacaccccaggttgcaggcggcgccaaaccgctgcgccaccggggctgccctagaagtacttttctaattaaagaaattttaaattatttttttgttttaacttcagtatagttaacatgcagtgctTCAGGTCCACACTCTAGGGACCCGCCCTTCCATGTAGTACTCTGTGCTCATCTCCATAAATGCACCCTTTAGTCCCTGTCACCTGATGCATAGTTCTTCCGGTAATTCTTCCGGAGTCATTGCCCTGTGTCCAGAGAACTTACCGTATAATCAGGTACCATGAGCAAGAGCCAAAAGAAACTAACTTGTGGGgctccaggctggctcagttggtagagcctgtgactcttggtcttggggttgtcagttcaagccccatgttgggcgtagagattactttaaaaaatttttcttaaaaaaaaaaaaactaactcaaaactGAATCAAAGACTTTGGTAACTACAGTGACTTGACATAAACATATCGCACAGCTGCCTGGGGTTGCAGTTAGGTTCAAGGCTCTGCTTTGGTCCTTCTGCCTCTGTGGGTTGGTAGTAGACTGGTCATCCTTTAACGAGTTTGGAAGGTCTGCCCACTGCCGCTCCGATTCAGGTGGTGAGGCCTCTcctgcacccagcacccagcgGCAGGTAGCACGTCCAGCACCCATCCTCCCAGGGGGAGGTGAAGCACCGTGGCTCTGGAGCGCAGGAGGCAGGCCCGAGGCTGCATTCTTGCTCACTGCTTggcttttttattgtttcttagtATATGGATCTGGCTTTTGAGGCTGGCTGTACCTTTACTTTCgctttttctttccatctctactATGTTGTACACAGAAGGGTTATCAAAGAATGAATTCACTCAGCCCTCTTGATCCGAATGCCTTCGCTTTCTTTCTCAAATCCAACGTTTGTCATGTTTTTCCCAGGCCTTAAATCACACTGTCATTTCTTGATGGGCCACTGGGCGTGAGAATAGAAGCGATAAGATGCTTGCATACATACAGATTACATTCACGAAGTAACGTATTTCATGGATTCTAAAATCCCAAGCGATTGCACAAGATGGACCATTACTTTATCtctaaggaaggaaaaacattGCCAGGAAAATGGTGACACGGCATCCGTCGTATAATGCATCCCAATTTCACAAATGTGTAGTTTAGGATCTGTGGTTTACAATAATGTTCGTTTCTACATGTGCTAAATCACGTAAGCACGCTTTACGCAATCCCAAGTCACACAGAAGAAATCGGCATTACGCTCAGGTGAGTGTTTTGCACTCCCTATCACACACTTATCATAAAGTGCATGCTCCATGCTCTCGGACACCCTTGTCTCTTCCTAATCCTTAATTAGGGTTTTAAATCAGAATGTATCAGACTGTACCCGATGGAGGACAAGTATGGTTTTTTCCCCAACCCACGACAGTCTGCTGCATGAGTCTACTGTTCATGACCAGTTCACGACTTCCTGTGTGAATTCGGTAACACCAAACTGGCCTGTACTCTGTTAATGAGATGTGTCCACTGATCACACTCTTAGATGACAACTTGCTGTAAAATTTTCTAAAACcctcaatttctgtttttatctcataCAGACTAGTAAGCATTTATGGAACAGCACTGACCACAGACCCCCACTTTGTGTAGTACTCACTTGAGATTCCAGCATCTATTCTAGCAATCAAGAGActgataaaaatcagaattactttatcatcagattttttttttttttttggaaatccagattaaaataaagacatatctGGCTCCTTCTAGGActcttggctctttttttttttttttttctttttaaagatttttttattttattttatgtaatctctacatccagcacagggctcgaactcacaaccccaagatcaagagtcgcatgcttcactgactgagccagacggGTGCCCCTTAGGACTCTTTGTTTCTTATAACAATATGAacatatgtatattctttttaaacatttctggATCGGGGCAGTTCCGCCTTGCCCTTCACTCTGTTAGCGGTCAGAACCAGGTGTTTGCAACAACTACAACCTCAGTTGAATGGCCTTGTACTGattagaaacaaaagcaaacacaacCACTgaaattaacttcttttttccctttcggagaaaattattttattgcagGACAAATAGGGTTTGGTTCTACCTCTGACTGCTCATCACAACGGAGTGGCTGGGCCCAAGAAACAGGAAATGGGAAGACAAGGAAGTGGGGAATTCAATGCTTTCACATGGcttggtttttctccttttaggTCTCAATCATGGGGATCTTAATGACCATAACATCCTAGTGGAGGCCAGTAAGTCAGCCTGTGGAGATGCTGCGTATCAAGTGTCTGGGATTTTAGACTTCGATGACATGAGCTACGGCTACTACGTGTTTGAAGCGGCCATTACCATCATGTACATGATGATTGAGAGCAAGAGTCCCATGCACGTGGGAGGTCACGTCCTGGCGGGGTTTGAGAGTGTCATCCCGCTGACGCCTGTGGAGAGGGGAGCTTTGTTTCTACTCGTGTGCAGTCGCTTTTGCCAGTCCCTGGTCATGGCAGCGTACTCTTGCCAGCTACACCCAGAGAACGAAGAGTATCTCATGATTACTGCAAAAACTGGGTGGAAGCACTTGCAGCAGTTGTTTGACCTGGGCCAGAGAGCTGTAGAGGAAATCTGGTTTGAAACTGCCAGGTCCTACACCTCCGGGCTCTCCATGTGACTGGAATTGCACAGCAGGGACCACATCTGGTCCTACGAAGCACTTCCCTGCACGTAAAGACGACCTGATGGAGGTGACCGGTGCACAGGAAACCACCAAGGACATCAAGCACTCTCATGACCACTCTTCAGATTTAAGAAAGGACCGCCTGAGCAAGCCTGTCTTTCTGGGGGTCCTGCTGGCCTTGTGGACAAAATACGCAGAGTGAGGCTTGCACTCAGATAAGCTCTCAAGGTCTATTCCAGCCCTGGGATCAATGACTGTTTTAAGCTCTGAAAGGAATACATATGTTTAGATAAATTcgcatattttaaataattgggCGTAACACACACACCCATTAACACATCTCCACTCTCGTGGAGCCTTCTCCCATTGCTCCGTTTTTCTAGGACCCCACAGTACTCCATCTTCATGGATTATGACTGTAGCCTAAGGCTATCTGAGGGCAGAGACTAgttctgtctcttttttgttttttaacacccGATTTACCGCTTTCCTCATGGCctcaaaaagatattttgcaCGCATAATTGCAAATTAATGTACGCTAAAAGAAAGGCATGTGAAGACAAGGCACAGACTAAGATGTCTTAGGAGGAAGCAGACACACTGCTGCTAAGAAAAAGTTCTAACTTGCTTGAGTGGGCAGTTGAGGCTGGAACGCTAGGGATGGAGGCTGGAAGATTCTGGGCCTGCTAGGGAGCCATGGAAGACATCTGGCAAGGCCACCAGCTCCTGAGGTTTTCATAGTGATACTAAGAAAGTGTCTAAGCAGATCACTTAAAATTTGCTCTCATTTATGGCTCTTTTCATATGAATATGTGATGACCTATAGCTCACCGTATACCAGACGTGAATCATACCACGGTTTCCTTCACGGAGTTCTCGTCATGCCTCCTTACTGTGATTTATTAAAGGGCTGTTTACTCACTTGTGTGGGTTTATCTGTTCCCTAAGACGTCTCAGGTCTACAACCCTGGCCATTGTctctttcccaattttttttttaagattttatttgtagggatccctgggtggcgcagcggtttagcacctgcctttggtccagggcgcgatcctggagacccgggatcgagtcccacgtcgggctcccggtgcatggagcctgcttctctttctgcctgtgtctgcctctctctctctctctctgtgtgtgactatcataaataaaaaaaaaaaaaaaaaaaaagattttatttgttggggaatccctgggtggctccgtagtttggtgcctgcctttggcccagggcgtgatcctggagacccgggatcgagtcccacatcgggctccctgcatggagcctgcttctccctctgcctgtgtctctacccctctctctctctctcatgaataaataaataaaatatttaaagaaaaagattttatttgttcatgagagacacagagacctaggcagaggaagaagcaggctccctgcggggagcctgactcgatcccgggaccccagggtcacgccctgggccaaagacaggcgctcaaccgctgagccctcccTGAAAGCAGGGATCCCCTCGCTTTCGCTATTTATGAATAGCcactgcttctctgtctctggagTCGCCTCAGAAGAAATTCAGGTGTAGTTGATAGGGGTTTattgtgaaaaacaaaagacactcctctctcccccaccattTGGGAGATTACAGGAGTTTTAGAGGCTTTGTGCCAGAACCAGGATGAAGACCAAatctgtatttcttattatattataGTATCTTACTAAAGAATAGTATCTTATGTATTTACAGTATTTTACAtgcattacttttttatttttttaaaatttatttattcattcattcattcattcattcattcacgatagacatagagagagagagagagggagaggcagagacaggcagagggagaagcaggctccatgcagggagcccaacgtgggactcgatcccaggactccaggacggcgccctgggccgaaggcaggcgccaaactgctgagccccccagggatccccttttacaTGCGTTACGTCATTTAGCCTCCACAACAAACCCATGAGAAAAGTAGCGCTGTGATTAatccccattttcagatgaggaatttGCTTAAAGAGAGCCAGGGTCCAATCCTCTCCTTCCCACACACCACGCATGCAGGTGTGAGCACATCTCTGTTAGGATCAAATGAGATGACTTATGCTTCTGAAATTTAAGGTgtggtatatattttaaagattttattttatcattttttgaaaagtaatctCTTAAACATGAGGCTTAAACTCTTTACCCCAAGAtcaaactgactgagccagctgggcaccccacactgtttttttttttatctagtttGACCATTCAGGAAATTGGGGACCAGAAAAATGACCCGAATCTTGGATTCCACTCCTAGACTATCATTCTTTCTCTTACACCGTGAAACTTGACAGATTCCCTTCTCACTTGCTCCCGCTATCATGGGTTCTCCCTCCCTGAATTCCTAACGCAGACATTGGGGGGCCACTATCTTGATGTTTAAACACCCACGGCCTTGCATTGATATTTAACCCCGTGTTTGTCCTTATCTCCAGGCTGTTGGTTCC comes from Vulpes lagopus strain Blue_001 unplaced genomic scaffold, ASM1834538v1 ctg48, whole genome shotgun sequence and encodes:
- the HYKK gene encoding hydroxylysine kinase isoform X1, giving the protein MWRPGQEAPLQGDAGAGVLLGGTPCCCPGPPGPRLGREPPAEVLGARPWGEGQTPGLCTDVKVNERNTFKEREQNTKLRNPSCAAAHEPRVATKRALLPRAHWAPAALEPPPGAAQCLRVCTRPALTSSPFRAISASTNSERSKSPGPRRSRLFPELSFIQQILLEQHVLCTGHWRGRGDTVGHGQRTRPSLANLAASGRREGELWGCTVWDRGLPWTSGSPPTAQLAETKAWPAAWAGASQDGEQQKFHHPKLSCLRRENFIWNLRNVPLLEKHVDALGQGRNRELVVRVIQLFKDEVLTKLKHFRECLNHGDLNDHNILVEASKSACGDAAYQVSGILDFDDMSYGYYVFEAAITIMYMMIESKSPMHVGGHVLAGFESVIPLTPVERGALFLLVCSRFCQSLVMAAYSCQLHPENEEYLMITAKTGWKHLQQLFDLGQRAVEEIWFETARSYTSGLSM
- the HYKK gene encoding hydroxylysine kinase isoform X2, which gives rise to MSRGDSAQPARALAKPAFSDLQASALVESVFGLKVFQIRPLPSYDDQNFHVCVVGAKGGPGGPSEYVLKISNAEASRTPELLQVQTHALLFLRAAGLPTASVCRSKGGGLTSLVSADGSSRVTSYVVRLLTYLPGSPVAEVPVGPPLLYEIGRLAANLDETLEKFHHPKLSCLRRENFIWNLRNVPLLEKHVDALGQGRNRELVVRVIQLFKDEVLTKLKHFRECLNHGDLNDHNILVEASKSACGDAAYQVSGILDFDDMSYGYYVFEAAITIMYMMIESKSPMHVGGHVLAGFESVIPLTPVERGALFLLVCSRFCQSLVMAAYSCQLHPENEEYLMITAKTGWKHLQQLFDLGQRAVEEIWFETARSYTSGLSM